Part of the Paenibacillus sp. YPG26 genome, CCGGCCAAAGCTACAGGGACCGAAGAAGAGATCATGGCACAGTTCCGGAAGGTTCGCGATGAAATTAAGGGCCGGGTGGAGAAGTTCCTGGTGGAAGGTAGATAAACCTCCAGGGATAAGAGTGAATTATCGCCAACAAATCATATGCTGCTTGGACAGACAAGTGCTGTTTAGGCAGCCTTTTTTGATATAATCCACAACCCATACTGTCCCAATAATTTTCTGTTCATTAGATATGACAACAACAGTTCCAACAGTAGGGGTATACGGACTAGCCAACTATTCGAAAAAAATGAAAATCCACCCCTCTTGACTTCCAATATTTCCATGTTACCATATAACCGACAGGCAGTCGGTCGGTATAGAAAGGAGTTGATACATTATGAGAGTTAAAAAAGAAGCGGAAGAGCGCAGGAATGAAATTCTGGATGCGGCGGATGAGCTGTTTGGTAAGAAGGGCTTTGACAGCACGAGTACCAATGACCTTCTTGAAAAGGTCGGTATTGCCCGGGGGACGTTGTATCACCACTTCAAATCGAAGGAGGATATTATGGATGCGCTGATTGAGCGGTATAATATCCGCATTCTTACAGCGGCCCGGGAAATTGCTCTGGATACAAGCATCCCTGTCATCGAGCGTCTGATTCGCGCTGTGATGGCACTGAATCTTGGCGGCGGGAGCAGCAGTAAGGAAATTATGGAGCACATTCATAAGCCACAGAACGCGCTTATGCACCAGAAGATCCAGAAGAGCATCATTAATGGCGTTACGCCGATCCTGGCAGGAATTATCCGCGAAGGTACCGGGCAGGGACTATTCAGCACCCCGTATCCGTATGAATCCATGGAGATGATCGTGATCTATGCGAATACTATTTTTGATGGAGATATGGTGCCGATGACAGGCGAGGAGCGCACTTCGCGAATAGGGGCTTTTATATGCAATGTTGAAAGGTTGCTCGGTGCCCAGAGGGGAAGTCTTATGGAGGTTGTGCGGATGTTTGGCGGAGGTGATGAAGAGGGCCATGAGTAAGCCGGATAAATCCTTCAGGAGGTTTCTTCTGTTGTGGTCGGGACAATTGGTGTCGGCGATAGGAAGCGGGCTTACTTCATTCGGACTTGGGGTTTATGTATTCCAGCAGACGGGCATGGCCTCGGCTATGGCGCTTGTGACTTTGCTTGCATTTAGCCCATCGCTTCTCTTGAGCGCATTTGCAGGTGTGCTGGCAGACCGTTATGACCGCAGGCTTCTCATGGTTCTGGGCGATAGTCTTTCGGCACTCGGACTCGTATTCATCCTCGTATGCATGCTGAGCGGAGAAGCTATGTTATGGCAGATCTGTGTGGGGGTCACCATTAGCTCGGTGTTCTCGTCACTGCTTGAGCCCGCATACAAAGCTACGGTGACGGATTTGCTTACGGAAGAGGAGTACACGAAGGCAAGCGGCCTTGTACAAGTAGCAGGCTCGGCCAAGTTCCTGATATCTCCCGTCATTGCGGGCTTACTGCTCACTTGGGCGGATATCAAGCTGCTGCTTGTTATAGACATTGCTACAGTTATTATCACCGTATTGACGACTCTTGCCGTACGCAGCGGTCTGGCTTCCAAGACCCGCGAGCAGACCTCATCGTTCATCCGTGAATTCAGGGAGGGCTGGAACGCAGTCTCGGGAAATCGGGGTGTGCTTGTACTGGTGCTCATCACCTCGGTGCTGACTTTTTTCCTCGGATTTATTGAGACGCTCTCGATACCCATGCTGCTTAGCTTCACGACCAGCTCTTTGGCAGGTACGATTGTTACCGTCATCGCTTCAGGAATGCTTGTGTCCAGCGCGGTAATAGGGTTCATTCCCATCAAGAGGAACTTTGTGAGAATTCTCTCTATTTCGCTGTTCGGTATCGGTATAGGTATGGCGGGATTCGGACTGCGTGAGAACCTGATTATGGTCGGTATTTCTGGATTCTTCTTTTTTGCCATGCTGCCATTCGCCAATATGAGTCTGGATTACTTGGTACGCACCAACCTTGATCAGGCTGTTCAGGGCCGGGCGTGGGCATTGGTCGGAGTTCTATCACAGCTTGGATTCGTCGCGGCTTACGCACTTTCCGGAGTGTTGGCCGACTATGTGTTCACTCCATTATTAGTTGAAGGCGGAGCGCTTGCAGACAGTGTGGGCAGGATTATCGGCACAGGCGGCGGCAGGGGAACCGGATTTCTCATTATCATCGCCGGACTGCTGCTGTGCGTAACCTCGGTCCTTCTGCGCCGATTGAAATCGGTCGCGAAGCTCGAATAAGGAGGCGACTTATGTTATGTACCTCAGAATCATCCGCAACGATATAGTCAAGAGCAAGCTGATCACAGGGATAACCATAACCTTTGTGGCTGCCGCGGCTATGCTGGTTGCTCTGGCCGTGATTCTCACTGTAAATCTTGCCGGCGCAATAGATACGCTTATGACAAAAGCGAGAACACCGCATTTCATGCAGATGCATACAGGAGACCTAAATACAGCCCGGCTTGCTGAATTCGCGAAGCGGAGCAGTCATGTTGATCAGTTCCAGGTCCTCGAATTCCTCAATATGGACGGTGCTCAGATCAGATTAGGCGACCGTACGCTTGTGAACAGTGTCCAGGATCATGGACTCAGCACTCAGAGCGGACAATTTGACTATCTTCTCGATCTGGACGGAAAAGTCATTCATGCATCCGATGGAGAGCTGTATGTCCCG contains:
- a CDS encoding TetR/AcrR family transcriptional regulator translates to MRVKKEAEERRNEILDAADELFGKKGFDSTSTNDLLEKVGIARGTLYHHFKSKEDIMDALIERYNIRILTAAREIALDTSIPVIERLIRAVMALNLGGGSSSKEIMEHIHKPQNALMHQKIQKSIINGVTPILAGIIREGTGQGLFSTPYPYESMEMIVIYANTIFDGDMVPMTGEERTSRIGAFICNVERLLGAQRGSLMEVVRMFGGGDEEGHE
- a CDS encoding MFS transporter; translated protein: MSKPDKSFRRFLLLWSGQLVSAIGSGLTSFGLGVYVFQQTGMASAMALVTLLAFSPSLLLSAFAGVLADRYDRRLLMVLGDSLSALGLVFILVCMLSGEAMLWQICVGVTISSVFSSLLEPAYKATVTDLLTEEEYTKASGLVQVAGSAKFLISPVIAGLLLTWADIKLLLVIDIATVIITVLTTLAVRSGLASKTREQTSSFIREFREGWNAVSGNRGVLVLVLITSVLTFFLGFIETLSIPMLLSFTTSSLAGTIVTVIASGMLVSSAVIGFIPIKRNFVRILSISLFGIGIGMAGFGLRENLIMVGISGFFFFAMLPFANMSLDYLVRTNLDQAVQGRAWALVGVLSQLGFVAAYALSGVLADYVFTPLLVEGGALADSVGRIIGTGGGRGTGFLIIIAGLLLCVTSVLLRRLKSVAKLE